Genomic DNA from Pirellulales bacterium:
GATCGCCGAACTACGGCGACTCTTGCTGGCGAATGAAACGTCGGGCAATTGATCGGTGAGCGTCGCTTGTAGAATGCGCGGGAACTCGTCCGCAGATTTCGCAGATAGACGCAGATTAAAGGAATGAAATCTCGAATCGAGATCGGTGGGTTCGTGTTCCGCTGCCGTCGTTTCGAAAAACCTGCGTGCATCTGCGGATAACCAGCTTTAACGAACTCCTCGCGGTTCGTGAACTGCTTCCCTAAAGTGTTAGCACGATGAATCGAGATAACCACTACGAAGCCGCCTTCGAAGAGTACTTGCGGGCCCGGCAGGTACCCTACGTCGCCGTCGACGAAGGGCGCCGCAGCTTGATGGCGGATACGTCGTTGAAGAGCCTCGATTTCATCGTCTCATCCTCCTCGGGCAACTCTTGGCTGGTCGACGTAAAAGGGCGCCGATTTCCCTCCGGCGAGCAAAAGCAGTACTGGAAAAACTGGTCGACGCGCGACGACCTGACCAGCCTGTCCCGCTGGGAAACTCTGTTCGGCGACCGGTTTGCGGCGCTATTTGTGTTTGCTTACAATATTCATGGTGACCGCTCGCCCTTGCCGCGCGAGAAGCTGTTCGAGCACCAGGGAGCCCTGTATGGCTTCCTGGCCATTCGGCTCGAGTATTACGCGGTCTACGCGCGGCAGATTTCTCCGCGCTGGGATACGGTCGCCATGTCGGTCGAGCAGTTTCGTCGCTTTGCCCAACCGATCGACGACTTGCTGTAGTTCGCAGCTTTGCCACGGAACCGAGATGCGCATGTCGTTCAAATTCTTGCCACGGACTCTCCTGATCTGTGCCTGCCTGATAGGCGCGATCGCTCCGCGGCCGGCGCTCGCCCAGAAAGAGGGCGGGGC
This window encodes:
- a CDS encoding HYExAFE family protein, with protein sequence MNRDNHYEAAFEEYLRARQVPYVAVDEGRRSLMADTSLKSLDFIVSSSSGNSWLVDVKGRRFPSGEQKQYWKNWSTRDDLTSLSRWETLFGDRFAALFVFAYNIHGDRSPLPREKLFEHQGALYGFLAIRLEYYAVYARQISPRWDTVAMSVEQFRRFAQPIDDLL